One genomic segment of bacterium includes these proteins:
- a CDS encoding glycosyltransferase family 39 protein has translation MRKLLRIDVALAALAFLAHAAFAHRYDFFRDELYFIVCGRHPAFGYVDQPPVIPLISALTQAAGENLVLLRLVPALAAGATVFVACAFARLAGGGRFAEAATGIATGFAPMFLGLYTTFGTTVFEPLAWTLAAYLAARAIVRGDRAALLWLGVVAGVALEIKYSIPFYLAALIVALLLLPERRLLLVPQTGIAAAIALAIAAPSLVWQAMHGWPFVALLAAAPAKDVTVAPVPFVLNQILVMNPLFAPLWIAGVASGFVDRRLAAFRGFGLGFLLVFAEMVALHGKDYYLAAAYPPMFALGSVVIERAVRHRALRAAYVGLGLALSAVLAPLAMPILDPPATVRYITRLHVTAQGQEKVSAREILPQSLSDQLGWRTYEKRIASVYHALSPEQRGRAGIITSNYGEAAALDFYGGRDGLPPALSGHNQYFLWGTHGYDGSVILFVNGNMALRRSVCREAALVGTFGSAYATPYERNAPIMLCLGLRTPLFELWPKFKHYD, from the coding sequence CCGCATCGACGTTGCCCTAGCCGCGCTGGCGTTTCTCGCGCACGCGGCATTCGCGCACCGGTACGACTTCTTCCGTGACGAGCTGTATTTCATTGTCTGCGGACGCCATCCGGCGTTCGGGTACGTCGATCAACCGCCGGTCATCCCCTTGATCTCCGCCCTGACGCAGGCCGCCGGCGAGAACCTTGTCCTTCTCCGGCTCGTCCCGGCGCTTGCGGCGGGAGCGACCGTCTTCGTCGCCTGCGCGTTCGCTCGGCTGGCAGGCGGCGGCCGCTTCGCTGAGGCCGCGACCGGGATCGCAACCGGCTTCGCGCCGATGTTCCTCGGACTGTACACGACGTTCGGCACGACCGTCTTCGAGCCGCTCGCGTGGACGCTCGCCGCCTATCTGGCCGCCCGCGCGATCGTCCGGGGCGACCGCGCCGCGCTGCTCTGGCTCGGCGTGGTCGCCGGCGTCGCGCTCGAAATCAAGTATTCGATCCCGTTCTACCTTGCCGCGCTGATCGTCGCGCTGCTGCTCCTCCCGGAACGGCGCCTGCTGCTGGTGCCGCAGACGGGGATCGCCGCCGCCATCGCGCTCGCAATCGCGGCGCCGAGCCTGGTCTGGCAGGCCATGCACGGCTGGCCGTTTGTCGCACTCCTCGCCGCGGCGCCTGCCAAGGACGTGACGGTCGCACCGGTGCCGTTCGTCCTGAATCAGATACTGGTGATGAACCCGCTCTTCGCACCGCTCTGGATCGCCGGGGTCGCCTCGGGGTTTGTCGATCGCCGGCTCGCGGCGTTTCGGGGCTTTGGACTCGGGTTTCTGCTTGTCTTCGCCGAGATGGTCGCGCTGCACGGGAAAGACTACTACCTTGCCGCCGCGTATCCGCCGATGTTTGCGCTCGGGAGCGTCGTGATCGAGCGCGCCGTTCGCCACCGCGCGCTGCGGGCGGCCTACGTCGGGCTCGGCCTCGCGCTGAGCGCCGTCCTGGCGCCGCTGGCGATGCCCATCCTCGATCCGCCGGCGACCGTGCGCTACATCACGCGGCTGCATGTGACCGCGCAGGGGCAGGAGAAAGTCAGCGCGCGGGAGATCCTTCCGCAATCGCTCTCCGACCAGCTCGGGTGGCGGACGTACGAGAAGCGGATCGCGAGCGTCTATCATGCCCTCAGCCCCGAGCAACGCGGCCGCGCCGGAATCATCACCTCGAACTACGGCGAGGCCGCCGCGCTCGATTTTTACGGAGGCCGCGACGGGCTCCCGCCGGCCCTCAGCGGACACAACCAATATTTTCTCTGGGGCACCCACGGATACGATGGCAGCGTCATTCTGTTCGTGAACGGCAACATGGCGCTCCGCCGGTCGGTATGCCGTGAGGCGGCACTCGTCGGCACCTTCGGATCGGCGTACGCGACGCCGTACGAACGGAACGCGCCGATCATGTTATGCCTCGGCCTGCGTACGCCGCTCTTCGAGCTGTGGCCGAAATTCAAACACTACGATTGA
- the meaB gene encoding methylmalonyl Co-A mutase-associated GTPase MeaB, with protein sequence MTRETPRRTGTSPAVPGASVAAGGIDPGNPRALGRLISRIENDPASAGAIVANLWGRTGRARRVGLTGPPGVGKSTLADHLITAARNDGLTVAVVAVDPSSPFSGGAILGDRVRMLRHSGDAGVYIRSMAARTHLGGLAAATRDVAYVLEAFAFDLILVETVGVGQSELEIMGLADTVVVVTAPGLGDAVQTLKAGILEIADVLVVNKADRPGAKETAMQLREMRRLVPHHDAWDVPILETVASAGTGSAELWEAIRRHGEHLRASGELEARRGRRAEREVLELVEAALATRVRATLHDRGEPAEILAEAKRRETDPHSAAKAILDRLAPPDRA encoded by the coding sequence ATGACGCGCGAGACCCCGCGCCGGACCGGCACGTCCCCCGCCGTCCCGGGAGCCTCGGTCGCCGCGGGGGGGATCGACCCCGGCAACCCCCGCGCGCTCGGCCGCCTCATCAGCCGGATCGAGAACGATCCCGCCTCGGCCGGGGCGATCGTGGCCAATTTGTGGGGCCGCACCGGCCGCGCGCGACGCGTCGGTCTGACGGGCCCCCCCGGCGTCGGCAAGAGCACACTCGCCGACCATCTCATCACGGCGGCGCGGAACGACGGCCTCACGGTCGCCGTCGTCGCGGTCGATCCGTCGAGCCCGTTCTCCGGCGGCGCCATCCTGGGCGACCGCGTGCGGATGCTTCGGCACAGCGGGGACGCGGGCGTGTACATCCGGAGCATGGCCGCGCGCACGCATCTCGGCGGCCTCGCCGCGGCGACGCGGGACGTCGCCTACGTGCTGGAGGCCTTCGCGTTCGACCTGATCCTCGTGGAAACGGTCGGGGTGGGACAGAGCGAGCTGGAGATCATGGGGCTCGCCGACACGGTCGTCGTCGTCACCGCGCCGGGCCTCGGAGACGCGGTGCAGACGCTCAAGGCCGGCATCCTCGAGATCGCCGACGTGCTCGTCGTCAACAAGGCGGACCGCCCCGGCGCGAAGGAGACCGCGATGCAGCTCCGCGAGATGCGGCGGCTCGTGCCGCACCACGACGCGTGGGATGTGCCGATCCTCGAGACGGTCGCCAGCGCGGGGACCGGTAGCGCGGAGTTGTGGGAGGCGATCCGGCGGCACGGCGAGCATCTCCGCGCGTCGGGCGAGCTCGAAGCCCGCCGCGGCCGGCGCGCCGAGCGCGAGGTCCTCGAGCTGGTCGAAGCGGCGCTCGCGACGCGCGTGCGCGCGACGCTGCACGATCGCGGCGAGCCGGCCGAGATCCTCGCCGAGGCGAAGCGGCGCGAGACCGATCCGCACTCGGCCGCCAAGGCGATCCTCGACCGCCTCGCGCCCCCGGACCGGGCATGA
- a CDS encoding MBL fold metallo-hydrolase, whose amino-acid sequence MTAPGEAARGITAVDLFERGIPHLTSGYFIRAPHPAIVDTGGARSVPGWLDALASLDVRPADVAYIIATHIHLDHAGGTGHMLRHMPEARVVVHPRGARHLTDPTRLLAGARSVFGEHLERYFGVPERVPESRLLVVEDGATLDLGDGHILSFIDAPGHARHQHMIFDSGARALFAGDELGERLPDVADDYVMVDTAPNQFDPEAMLRSARRLLDLRPEAILLSHFGRYPGSYATLYERLAHEVPAVAALGRIDGRRATQDEITAALVEHVRADLAKRGIAWTPHIAALLEDRLAISAQGIADYHDRQAGRTS is encoded by the coding sequence ATGACGGCGCCCGGCGAGGCGGCCCGCGGGATCACCGCGGTAGACCTCTTCGAGCGCGGCATTCCGCATCTCACATCCGGCTACTTCATCCGCGCCCCGCATCCGGCCATCGTGGACACGGGCGGCGCGCGGAGTGTGCCTGGGTGGCTCGACGCCCTCGCGTCCCTGGATGTGCGGCCGGCGGACGTCGCCTACATCATCGCGACCCACATCCACCTGGATCACGCCGGCGGGACCGGCCATATGCTCAGGCATATGCCCGAGGCCCGCGTGGTCGTCCATCCGCGCGGCGCGCGGCACCTGACCGATCCGACCCGGCTCCTCGCCGGGGCCCGGTCCGTTTTTGGAGAGCACTTAGAGAGGTACTTCGGCGTGCCGGAGCGGGTGCCGGAATCTCGGCTCCTCGTGGTCGAGGACGGCGCGACGCTGGATCTCGGGGACGGGCATATCTTGAGTTTTATCGACGCGCCGGGACACGCGCGTCACCAGCACATGATCTTCGACTCCGGCGCGCGCGCGCTGTTCGCGGGCGACGAACTCGGAGAGCGGCTGCCGGACGTCGCCGACGACTACGTGATGGTCGACACCGCGCCGAACCAGTTCGACCCCGAGGCCATGCTGCGGTCGGCGCGGCGGCTGCTCGACCTGCGGCCCGAGGCGATCCTTCTCTCTCACTTCGGCCGCTATCCGGGATCGTACGCAACGCTGTATGAGAGACTGGCGCACGAGGTGCCGGCCGTCGCCGCGCTCGGGCGGATCGACGGACGCCGGGCGACGCAGGACGAGATCACGGCCGCGCTCGTCGAGCACGTCCGGGCCGACCTCGCGAAGCGCGGCATCGCGTGGACGCCGCACATCGCCGCGCTCCTGGAAGACCGCCTCGCGATCTCCGCGCAGGGCATCGCCGACTACCACGACCGGCAGGCCGGACGCACATCATGA
- a CDS encoding AMP-binding protein, giving the protein MTGAAAWPPVYNDDYLPAPDQRYWSPERETMPPAAREALILERLRGVVRWAWDRSPFYREKWTAAGVHPDHLRRLDDLHRFPVVTKAELRAEQAAHPPAGRYLCIDRAEVARVHGTSGTTGKPTMFLIGRDDWRRIANAHARIMWGMGLRPTDTLFIASFFSLYIGSWGALAGGERLGATCFPFGAGQPGQTLMAVRWLRETRPTAFYGTPSYALHLAEVAASERVDPREFGLRVMFFSGEPGAGIPSTRRRIEELFGAACLDSGSMAEMTPWMSNGECAHGAGMHLWQDVVYCEVCDPRTFAPVPYGHEGTPVYTHLERTSQPMIRLLSGDLTRWTDEPCECGRTYPRLPRGIYGRIDDMCIIRGANIYPSAIEDTLRAIEGFGGEFEMVISRERAMDELVVRAEYSAAVAQRAAAAPDLLTALRERMTARLTAVLGIRPIVRCEPPGTLPRTEFKARRVVDNRALYEETLAAGATPRGPDRR; this is encoded by the coding sequence ATGACCGGCGCCGCGGCATGGCCGCCGGTCTACAACGACGACTATCTCCCGGCGCCCGACCAGCGCTACTGGAGTCCCGAGCGCGAGACGATGCCGCCCGCCGCGCGCGAGGCGCTGATTCTCGAGCGCCTGCGGGGGGTCGTGCGCTGGGCGTGGGACCGCTCGCCGTTCTACCGGGAGAAGTGGACCGCGGCCGGCGTCCATCCCGACCACCTCCGCCGCCTCGACGACCTCCACCGCTTCCCCGTGGTGACGAAGGCCGAACTGCGCGCGGAGCAGGCGGCGCACCCGCCGGCCGGACGCTACCTCTGCATCGACCGCGCGGAGGTTGCGCGGGTGCACGGCACCTCGGGCACCACCGGCAAGCCTACGATGTTCCTGATCGGCCGGGACGACTGGCGCCGCATCGCCAACGCCCACGCGCGCATCATGTGGGGCATGGGACTCCGGCCCACCGACACCCTCTTCATCGCCTCTTTCTTCAGCCTCTACATCGGCAGTTGGGGGGCGCTGGCCGGCGGCGAACGCCTCGGGGCGACGTGCTTCCCGTTCGGCGCGGGACAGCCCGGGCAGACGCTCATGGCGGTGCGGTGGCTGCGCGAGACCCGGCCGACCGCGTTTTACGGGACCCCCTCCTACGCCCTCCATCTCGCGGAGGTCGCGGCGTCCGAGCGCGTCGATCCGCGCGAGTTCGGCCTGCGGGTGATGTTCTTCTCGGGCGAACCGGGCGCCGGCATTCCATCGACGCGGCGGCGCATCGAAGAGCTGTTCGGCGCCGCCTGCCTCGACAGCGGCAGCATGGCCGAGATGACCCCGTGGATGAGCAACGGCGAATGCGCGCACGGCGCGGGGATGCATCTGTGGCAGGACGTCGTCTACTGCGAGGTGTGCGATCCGCGGACGTTCGCGCCGGTGCCCTACGGGCACGAGGGCACGCCGGTCTACACCCATCTCGAGCGGACGTCGCAGCCGATGATCCGCCTGCTCTCCGGCGACCTGACCCGCTGGACCGACGAGCCGTGCGAGTGCGGGCGGACGTATCCTCGCCTGCCGCGGGGCATCTACGGCCGGATCGACGACATGTGCATCATCCGCGGCGCGAACATTTATCCGAGCGCGATCGAGGACACGCTCCGCGCGATCGAGGGGTTCGGCGGCGAGTTCGAGATGGTGATCAGCCGCGAGCGCGCGATGGACGAGCTCGTCGTGCGCGCCGAGTACAGCGCGGCCGTCGCGCAGCGCGCGGCGGCCGCGCCCGATCTCCTCACCGCGCTGCGCGAACGGATGACCGCGCGCCTCACCGCCGTGCTGGGCATCCGCCCGATCGTCCGCTGCGAACCGCCGGGAACCCTGCCGAGGACGGAGTTCAAGGCGCGGCGCGTCGTCGACAACCGCGCGCTGTACGAGGAAACGCTTGCGGCCGGCGCCACCCCGCGGGGGCCGGACCGCCGATGA
- a CDS encoding cobalamin B12-binding domain-containing protein, with the protein MPQRIRVLMAKVGLDGHDRGVKVVARALRDAGFEVVYTGLHRTPEEVAVAAVQEDVDVIGVSILSGAHMALVPPLLDELRASDAADIKVLVGGVIPEADRTKLRDLGAAAVFDQDATTDAIVEWIRAHAGRADPGGPRREPGASAAARPASDGGRDGV; encoded by the coding sequence ATCCCGCAGCGGATTCGGGTGTTGATGGCGAAGGTCGGCCTCGACGGCCACGACCGCGGCGTGAAGGTCGTGGCGCGCGCGCTGCGGGACGCCGGGTTCGAGGTCGTCTACACCGGCCTGCACCGCACGCCGGAGGAGGTCGCCGTCGCCGCGGTCCAGGAGGACGTGGACGTCATCGGCGTGAGCATCCTCTCCGGCGCGCACATGGCGCTCGTGCCCCCGCTCCTCGACGAACTGCGGGCCAGCGACGCGGCCGACATCAAGGTCCTCGTCGGCGGCGTGATCCCCGAGGCGGATCGCACCAAACTGCGCGACCTCGGCGCGGCGGCGGTCTTCGACCAGGACGCGACGACCGACGCGATCGTGGAGTGGATCCGCGCGCACGCGGGACGGGCCGACCCCGGCGGCCCACGGCGTGAGCCAGGGGCGTCCGCGGCCGCTCGGCCCGCGTCGGACGGGGGGCGGGACGGCGTATGA